Proteins encoded by one window of Pseudomonas tructae:
- a CDS encoding LexA family protein, giving the protein MDKWTDLVKARMRELKVTQETLAERIGVTQGAVGHWLREEREPKLRVLNQILVEVGLPPLQMVFPHQLAENNGSYTVLGNPTTVAGADGLQHELYFRYPILAWGDLDAPAEGCPLQSTDYKAQGRAFWLRVEGDAMTAPLGLSVPEGMLILVDAGLEAETGKLVIARSPGSTAVSFRQLSEEGGQRYLRPLNPTYPKALCTEQCELLGVVVQALVKF; this is encoded by the coding sequence ATGGATAAATGGACTGACCTGGTCAAAGCCAGGATGCGTGAACTGAAGGTCACGCAGGAAACTCTCGCCGAACGCATCGGGGTCACCCAGGGCGCCGTGGGCCATTGGTTGCGCGAGGAGCGCGAGCCGAAACTGCGGGTGCTCAACCAGATTCTGGTGGAAGTGGGCCTGCCGCCGCTACAGATGGTTTTCCCTCATCAACTGGCGGAAAACAATGGGTCCTACACAGTCTTGGGCAATCCGACGACTGTTGCTGGCGCCGATGGCCTACAGCACGAACTGTATTTTCGCTATCCGATTTTGGCTTGGGGCGATCTGGATGCGCCGGCCGAAGGCTGCCCGCTGCAGTCTACCGACTACAAAGCACAGGGGCGGGCGTTCTGGCTCAGGGTTGAAGGCGATGCAATGACGGCGCCGCTGGGCTTGAGCGTGCCGGAGGGGATGCTGATATTGGTCGATGCCGGGCTTGAGGCCGAAACCGGCAAGCTGGTGATCGCGCGTTCGCCAGGCAGCACGGCCGTCAGTTTTCGTCAGTTGAGTGAGGAGGGTGGCCAGCGCTATCTGCGCCCGCTCAACCCGACCTATCCCAAGGCCTTGTGCACCGAGCAGTGTGAATTGCTGGGGGTGGTGGTGCAGGCATTGGTCAAGTTTTGA
- a CDS encoding DUF6124 family protein, protein MNPTIPDTDLDLDSESLSNSDAARRALDFYLNPAPPQIDPDEPILVAREGLSDAQTTAQATTLLRYAAATACESAEGLQGTKRDLALTSLQMINSVRSMLERMAANKGPA, encoded by the coding sequence ATGAATCCGACAATTCCTGATACAGACCTTGACCTTGATTCCGAATCACTAAGTAACAGCGATGCCGCCCGGCGCGCACTGGACTTCTACCTCAACCCGGCACCGCCCCAGATCGACCCTGATGAGCCGATACTGGTCGCCCGCGAAGGCCTCAGCGATGCCCAAACCACTGCCCAGGCCACCACCTTGTTGCGCTACGCCGCAGCCACCGCCTGCGAGTCGGCTGAGGGCTTGCAAGGCACAAAGCGCGACCTGGCCCTGACGTCCTTGCAAATGATCAATAGCGTGCGGAGCATGCTTGAGCGCATGGCAGCCAACAAAGGGCCCGCCTGA
- a CDS encoding sigma factor-like helix-turn-helix DNA-binding protein translates to MTRLLLPLEHNPLSHDLADDALLQRLKKLPRRVQQVFLLSRLDQLPFASIAERLDLPAITVERHMNQALQAARDERDALASIAGQWYVRLQSPEVTASERIDFRRWLDSAAQNREAFHATELRWRSLLAPARQLGEDGWYRQARAALSLGGCSVAIGLGLAALAAIGFWS, encoded by the coding sequence ATGACCCGTCTGTTGCTGCCCCTTGAACACAACCCCCTTTCCCACGACCTGGCGGACGACGCCTTGCTGCAGCGCCTGAAAAAGCTGCCGCGCCGCGTTCAACAGGTGTTCTTGCTCAGCCGCCTCGATCAACTGCCGTTCGCCAGCATTGCCGAGCGCCTGGACCTGCCCGCCATCACTGTCGAGCGCCACATGAACCAGGCCCTGCAGGCTGCCCGCGACGAGCGTGACGCCCTGGCGAGCATCGCCGGCCAATGGTACGTGCGCCTGCAGAGCCCAGAGGTGACCGCCAGCGAACGCATCGACTTTCGCCGCTGGCTCGACAGCGCCGCGCAAAACCGCGAGGCGTTCCACGCCACCGAGCTGCGCTGGCGCTCCCTGCTGGCCCCGGCCCGACAGCTGGGTGAAGACGGCTGGTACCGACAGGCGCGAGCGGCCTTGTCGCTGGGTGGCTGTTCGGTGGCAATCGGCCTGGGCCTGGCCGCCTTGGCAGCGATCGGTTTCTGGTCCTGA
- a CDS encoding M14 family metallopeptidase, which translates to MTVTLSPLHIDCDFDSGNILVKDASDPAHVRLAIRPDTRSPHFQWFHFKADGLSPGQIHGFILENAGQSSYHEAWSGYQAVASYDQQEWFRVPSTYDGKALTFTLKAEQPQAWFAYFEPYPRARHNQLIERAKTLPGVELLATGRSVEGRDIPLLRVGNGEAGKRKLWIIAQQHPGEHMAEWFMEGVIDRLQGNDPAIQALLKQADLYLIANMNPDGALHGHLRTNFAGQDLNRAWQDASIDKSPEVLFAQQQMKLYGVDLFLDVHGDEEIPHVFTAGCEGNPGYTPRIAGLEKTFRDSLCERTKDFQQVHGYPLSAPGTANMTLACNSVGNSYDCLSLTLEMPFKDHDDAPNPATGWNGQRSKDLASAVLDVFGQMAGTLR; encoded by the coding sequence ATGACCGTGACGCTGTCCCCCCTGCACATCGACTGCGATTTCGATTCCGGCAACATCCTCGTCAAGGATGCCAGTGACCCTGCGCACGTGCGCCTGGCCATTCGCCCCGACACCCGAAGCCCGCATTTTCAGTGGTTCCACTTCAAGGCCGATGGGCTGTCTCCAGGCCAGATCCATGGCTTTATCCTGGAAAACGCCGGTCAATCGTCTTACCACGAGGCCTGGAGCGGTTACCAGGCCGTCGCCTCCTATGACCAGCAAGAGTGGTTCCGGGTGCCCAGCACCTACGATGGCAAGGCCCTGACCTTCACCCTCAAGGCCGAACAGCCCCAGGCCTGGTTCGCCTACTTCGAGCCCTACCCGCGCGCACGCCACAACCAGTTGATCGAACGTGCCAAGACCCTGCCGGGCGTCGAACTGCTGGCCACCGGCCGCAGCGTCGAAGGCCGTGACATCCCGCTGCTGCGGGTCGGCAACGGTGAGGCAGGCAAGCGCAAGCTGTGGATCATCGCCCAGCAGCACCCGGGCGAGCACATGGCCGAGTGGTTCATGGAGGGGGTGATCGACCGCCTGCAAGGCAATGACCCGGCTATCCAGGCATTGCTCAAGCAAGCCGACCTGTACCTGATCGCCAACATGAACCCTGACGGCGCCCTCCACGGCCATCTGCGCACCAACTTCGCGGGCCAGGACCTCAACCGCGCCTGGCAGGATGCAAGCATCGACAAGAGCCCGGAAGTGCTCTTCGCCCAGCAGCAGATGAAGCTGTATGGCGTCGACCTGTTCCTCGACGTGCATGGCGATGAAGAAATCCCCCACGTGTTCACTGCCGGCTGCGAGGGCAACCCCGGCTACACCCCGCGTATCGCCGGGCTGGAAAAGACCTTCCGCGACAGCCTGTGCGAACGCACCAAGGATTTCCAGCAAGTCCATGGCTACCCGCTTTCAGCCCCGGGTACAGCCAACATGACCCTGGCCTGCAACAGCGTCGGCAATAGTTACGACTGCCTGTCGCTGACCCTGGAGATGCCGTTCAAGGACCACGACGACGCCCCCAACCCCGCGACCGGCTGGAACGGCCAACGCAGCAAGGACCTGGCCAGCGCCGTACTGGACGTGTTCGGGCAGATGGCCGGCACCCTGCGCTAA
- a CDS encoding alginate export family protein, which translates to MTTRPAPSLKATGLCLLLALPPVQAFELYADDDTHLNANFLAVYGLFNSRKNYDGTDGGSTWREGFIKYGLSADQRLSELGTVYGTANLVSSATWGDGDAAGISDGSERTTQFDEAFAGWRSAKLIPALGEDGLDLSFGRQVITLGDGFIINDDGLNFGKGPADGELNRGGAYYLAARHAFDKTAALRLGGKEGLHGSLLWLKSDNRAQANSELAASTLAYSAAPGTLELAYIRGLNVDERYANELQKQREGMDIYSLRGAGDAGVEHAHFAFEHAWQHKDAAPEKAWYVEAGYTFAELPWRPDLTYRYSRYSQGWDSMFNGMNRGYGTWFQGEVTGNYSGPFNSNNDVHFVGLKATPVEALTLGVLLFNYKTLHARDTLNLDGRELDLYAEWALSEHLIISPLLGLYQPRKSSDNGGNQVGGNGTNLYSQLTIAVPF; encoded by the coding sequence ATGACCACCCGCCCTGCCCCTTCACTCAAGGCCACTGGCCTGTGCCTGCTGCTGGCCCTGCCACCGGTTCAGGCCTTCGAGCTGTACGCTGACGACGACACGCATCTGAATGCCAACTTCCTCGCCGTGTATGGCCTGTTCAACAGTCGCAAGAACTACGACGGCACCGACGGGGGCTCGACCTGGCGCGAAGGCTTCATCAAGTATGGCCTGAGCGCCGATCAGCGCCTGAGCGAACTGGGTACGGTCTACGGCACCGCCAACCTGGTCAGTTCGGCGACCTGGGGCGACGGCGATGCTGCCGGCATCAGCGATGGCAGCGAACGCACCACACAGTTCGACGAAGCCTTCGCCGGCTGGCGCTCGGCCAAACTGATACCGGCGCTGGGCGAGGATGGCCTGGACCTGTCGTTCGGCCGCCAGGTCATCACCCTTGGCGATGGTTTCATCATCAACGACGATGGCCTGAACTTCGGCAAGGGCCCGGCCGATGGCGAACTCAACCGCGGTGGCGCCTACTACCTGGCCGCCCGCCATGCCTTCGACAAGACCGCAGCGCTGCGCCTGGGCGGCAAAGAGGGCCTGCACGGCAGCCTGCTGTGGCTCAAGTCGGACAACCGCGCCCAGGCCAACAGCGAGCTGGCCGCCAGCACCCTGGCCTACAGCGCCGCGCCCGGCACCCTGGAGCTGGCCTACATTCGTGGCCTGAATGTCGATGAGCGTTACGCCAACGAGTTGCAGAAACAGCGCGAAGGCATGGATATCTACAGCCTGCGTGGCGCCGGTGACGCCGGGGTCGAGCACGCGCATTTCGCCTTCGAGCACGCTTGGCAGCACAAGGACGCAGCGCCGGAAAAAGCCTGGTATGTCGAGGCGGGCTACACCTTCGCCGAGCTGCCCTGGCGCCCGGACCTGACCTACCGCTACAGCCGTTACTCCCAAGGCTGGGACTCGATGTTCAACGGCATGAACCGTGGCTATGGCACCTGGTTCCAGGGTGAGGTCACCGGCAACTATTCAGGCCCGTTCAACAGCAACAACGATGTGCACTTCGTTGGCCTAAAGGCCACGCCGGTGGAAGCACTGACACTGGGCGTGCTGCTGTTCAACTACAAGACCCTGCACGCGCGCGACACACTGAACCTCGATGGCCGCGAGCTGGACCTGTACGCCGAATGGGCGCTGAGCGAGCACCTGATCATCAGCCCGCTGCTGGGCCTGTACCAACCGCGCAAGAGCAGCGACAACGGCGGTAACCAGGTGGGCGGCAACGGCACCAACCTCTACAGCCAGCTGACCATTGCCGTGCCGTTTTAG
- a CDS encoding PaaI family thioesterase, with product MSTHALSLQELAAPEGVCYGCGCSHPSGLHLQSHWDSDGIHLLCRHSPDSTFLGWPGLVYGGLLAMLVDCHSNWTAMAYHYRAEGREPGSLPRIDCVTGQLNLTYLKPTPMGIELLLKARVEGEVGRKSRVVCEVWAGDVLTVTADSVFVRVDTEKLKHKAHGTA from the coding sequence ATGAGCACCCACGCCTTATCCCTGCAGGAACTGGCCGCCCCCGAGGGCGTCTGCTATGGCTGCGGCTGTTCCCACCCCAGCGGCCTGCACCTGCAAAGCCACTGGGACAGCGACGGTATCCACCTGCTGTGCCGTCACTCACCCGACAGCACCTTCCTGGGCTGGCCGGGGCTGGTCTATGGCGGCTTGCTCGCCATGCTGGTCGACTGCCATTCCAACTGGACCGCCATGGCTTACCACTACCGCGCCGAAGGTCGCGAGCCCGGCAGCCTGCCACGCATCGACTGCGTTACCGGCCAGCTCAACCTGACCTACCTCAAACCCACGCCCATGGGCATCGAGCTGCTGCTCAAGGCCCGGGTCGAGGGTGAGGTCGGGCGCAAGAGCCGGGTCGTCTGCGAGGTCTGGGCCGGTGACGTGCTGACGGTGACCGCTGACTCGGTGTTTGTCCGAGTCGACACCGAAAAGCTCAAGCACAAGGCCCACGGTACCGCCTAA
- a CDS encoding ArsR/SmtB family transcription factor, translating to MKTQQHQHIADLARTLGHAHRLNLLEQIAGGELAVEHLAQQCQLSVANASQHLQHLRRAGFVQTRRDGKRVLYRLSAGPIPEVLAALGQLAAFNRAAIRELMSDSLSAPEQLEAISREELLERLQDHSVTLLDVRPAEEFAQGHLPGAINIPFAELQQRLGELPAQQEVVAYCRGPWCVFSRDAVAALKAGGFRARHYLQGIEQWPGVWDKGL from the coding sequence ATGAAAACCCAGCAGCACCAGCACATCGCCGATCTGGCGCGGACCCTTGGCCACGCCCATCGCCTTAATCTGCTCGAACAGATTGCCGGCGGCGAGCTGGCCGTCGAGCACCTGGCCCAGCAGTGCCAACTGTCGGTGGCCAATGCCTCCCAACATCTGCAGCACTTGCGCCGCGCCGGTTTTGTCCAGACCCGCCGCGATGGCAAACGTGTGCTCTACCGGCTCAGCGCCGGGCCGATCCCCGAAGTGCTGGCCGCGCTGGGACAACTGGCGGCGTTCAACCGCGCGGCGATTCGTGAACTGATGAGCGACAGCCTGAGCGCGCCCGAGCAGTTGGAAGCGATCAGCCGGGAAGAATTGCTCGAGCGCCTGCAGGATCACAGCGTGACCCTGCTCGACGTGCGCCCGGCCGAGGAGTTCGCCCAGGGGCATTTGCCGGGGGCGATCAACATTCCGTTCGCTGAACTGCAGCAGCGCCTGGGTGAGCTGCCCGCGCAGCAGGAGGTGGTCGCCTATTGTCGTGGGCCCTGGTGTGTGTTTTCCCGTGATGCGGTAGCGGCGCTCAAAGCGGGCGGTTTCAGGGCGCGGCACTATCTTCAGGGTATTGAGCAGTGGCCCGGTGTCTGGGACAAAGGTCTGTAG
- a CDS encoding DUF2938 domain-containing protein: MLETIVLALLIGLTATALADLWSLFQQRVLGMAGANWALVGRWIGYMPRGQWVHHSIAKAPALAGERLIGWSAHYLIGVMFAGLLLAVCGVAWARQPTFVPAFVLGLATVAAPYLIMQPGMGAGFFASKTPKPNTARARSLLAHGVFGVALYLAGVLWAALLQPN; the protein is encoded by the coding sequence ATGCTCGAAACAATCGTTCTTGCGCTCTTGATCGGCTTGACGGCCACAGCCCTGGCCGATCTCTGGTCGCTGTTCCAGCAACGGGTGCTGGGCATGGCGGGCGCCAACTGGGCATTGGTGGGCCGCTGGATCGGGTACATGCCACGCGGCCAGTGGGTTCACCACAGCATCGCCAAGGCCCCAGCCCTGGCCGGTGAACGGCTGATCGGCTGGAGTGCGCACTATCTTATCGGGGTGATGTTCGCGGGGTTGTTGCTGGCGGTCTGCGGGGTGGCCTGGGCACGCCAGCCGACCTTTGTGCCGGCATTCGTGCTTGGCCTTGCGACCGTAGCGGCGCCCTACCTGATCATGCAGCCCGGCATGGGTGCCGGCTTCTTCGCCTCGAAAACCCCCAAACCAAACACCGCGCGTGCGCGCAGCCTGCTGGCCCATGGGGTGTTTGGCGTGGCCTTGTACCTGGCCGGGGTGCTCTGGGCTGCGCTGCTGCAGCCCAATTGA
- the dsdC gene encoding DNA-binding transcriptional regulator DsdC, giving the protein MLNLPDRLGTRLSGAQFANLHTFLAVARHLSFSLAAQELCLSASAVSHRIARLEQAVALRLFERLTRRIRLTAEGERLYRLVQGFEAQLQEALQPSSEAASGALSLYVRPSLAQHWLVPRLAGFQQRYPQVSLDIRTGNDPVDFRTRPVDLALLYGHGEFAGLCSQLLMDERIAPVCSPQYAERHGLSGHPERLVGCTLLHDALAWEQAAFDAEWQRWAGEQAVQPQLPTSHLTFDRSDLCSAAASHHAGVAMGRQRLVQPLLDQGALILPLGGFSQTAGQGYYLVHPPREPMPLRVQVMIDWLRECAVS; this is encoded by the coding sequence ATGCTCAACCTGCCTGATCGCCTCGGCACCCGCTTGAGCGGCGCGCAGTTCGCCAACCTGCACACCTTCCTTGCGGTCGCCCGGCATCTGAGTTTCAGCCTGGCCGCGCAGGAGCTGTGCCTGAGCGCCAGCGCCGTTAGTCACCGTATCGCTCGCCTGGAACAGGCCGTGGCGCTACGTCTGTTCGAGCGCCTGACCCGGCGCATTCGCCTGACCGCCGAAGGCGAGCGGCTCTATCGGCTAGTACAAGGTTTCGAAGCGCAATTGCAAGAAGCCCTGCAGCCTTCGAGCGAAGCAGCCAGCGGCGCCCTGAGCCTGTATGTACGGCCTTCGCTGGCCCAGCACTGGCTGGTGCCACGCCTGGCAGGTTTCCAGCAGCGTTACCCGCAGGTCAGCCTGGACATTCGCACTGGCAACGACCCGGTGGATTTTCGCACCCGCCCGGTGGACCTGGCCTTGCTGTATGGTCATGGTGAGTTTGCGGGGCTGTGCAGCCAGCTGCTGATGGACGAAAGAATCGCCCCGGTGTGCAGCCCGCAGTATGCCGAACGCCATGGTCTGAGCGGCCACCCCGAGCGCCTGGTGGGGTGCACCTTGCTGCACGATGCCCTGGCCTGGGAGCAGGCCGCTTTCGATGCCGAATGGCAACGCTGGGCCGGCGAGCAGGCGGTGCAACCGCAGCTGCCCACAAGCCACCTGACCTTCGACCGCTCCGATCTGTGCAGTGCCGCCGCCAGCCACCATGCTGGCGTGGCCATGGGGCGCCAGCGTCTGGTGCAACCGCTGCTTGACCAGGGCGCACTGATCCTGCCCCTGGGGGGCTTCAGCCAGACGGCGGGGCAGGGCTACTACCTGGTGCATCCGCCGCGCGAGCCAATGCCGTTGCGTGTGCAGGTGATGATCGACTGGTTGCGCGAGTGCGCGGTCAGCTGA
- a CDS encoding D-serine ammonia-lyase: MPLEKSVNAWCQSHPLIADLVALRPTCWFNPALAASAEALGDVPLNAEDIRQASARLERFAAFIASAFPQTVASAGIIESPLLPLPALQAVLSAEQQLPASGALWLKADNLLPISGSIKARGGIYEVLKLAEDLALAGGLLQPGDSYAKLDSNQARAFFGQYSVAVGSTGNLGLSIGLISARLGFKATVHMSADARQWKKDRLRACGVEVREYSADYSVAVEQGRREAEADPRCHFVDDENSLNLFLGYAVAAERLQRQLAEQGIVVDAEHPLFVYLPCGVGGGPGGVAFGLKHIFGDAVHCVFAEPTHSPCMFLGVYTGLHDAVSVYDFGIDNQTAADGLAVGRPSGFVGRSLQRLIDGYYTVSDQTLYRQLAQMQACEGLELEPSALAGLAGMFNVLQEQQGYRQRLGLSDERMARATHLVWGTGGSMVPRDEMDRYLAQGRAELVGR; encoded by the coding sequence ATGCCGCTGGAAAAATCCGTCAATGCCTGGTGCCAGAGCCATCCGCTGATCGCCGACCTGGTAGCGTTGCGCCCCACCTGCTGGTTCAACCCGGCCCTGGCAGCGAGCGCCGAGGCCCTGGGTGATGTGCCATTGAACGCTGAAGATATCCGCCAGGCCAGCGCCAGGCTCGAGCGCTTCGCTGCGTTCATTGCTTCGGCGTTCCCCCAGACTGTGGCCAGTGCAGGCATCATCGAATCGCCATTGTTGCCGTTGCCCGCCCTGCAGGCCGTGCTCAGTGCCGAACAGCAACTGCCGGCAAGCGGAGCGCTGTGGCTCAAGGCCGACAACCTGCTGCCGATCTCCGGTTCGATCAAGGCCCGCGGCGGGATCTATGAAGTGCTCAAACTCGCTGAAGACCTGGCCCTGGCCGGCGGCTTGCTGCAGCCGGGTGATAGCTATGCCAAGCTCGACAGCAATCAAGCCCGGGCGTTCTTCGGCCAGTACAGCGTGGCGGTTGGCTCTACCGGCAACCTTGGCCTGTCGATCGGCCTCATCAGTGCGCGCCTGGGCTTCAAGGCAACGGTGCACATGTCCGCCGATGCCCGCCAGTGGAAGAAGGATCGTCTGCGCGCCTGCGGTGTCGAGGTGCGCGAGTACAGCGCCGACTACAGTGTGGCGGTGGAGCAGGGGCGCCGGGAAGCCGAGGCCGACCCGCGTTGTCATTTCGTCGATGATGAAAATTCGCTGAACCTGTTCCTCGGTTACGCCGTGGCGGCCGAACGCCTACAACGTCAGTTGGCCGAGCAGGGCATAGTGGTCGACGCCGAGCATCCGCTGTTCGTCTATCTGCCTTGTGGGGTTGGCGGTGGCCCGGGCGGCGTGGCCTTTGGCCTCAAGCACATCTTTGGCGATGCGGTGCACTGCGTGTTCGCCGAGCCGACCCATTCGCCGTGCATGTTCCTGGGGGTGTACACAGGCCTGCACGACGCGGTGTCGGTGTATGACTTCGGCATCGACAACCAGACCGCCGCCGACGGCCTGGCGGTGGGCCGGCCTTCGGGTTTTGTCGGCCGCTCGCTGCAGCGCCTGATCGACGGTTATTACACCGTCAGTGACCAAACCCTGTACCGCCAGCTGGCGCAAATGCAGGCCTGTGAAGGCCTGGAGCTGGAGCCATCGGCGCTGGCCGGGCTAGCGGGCATGTTCAATGTGCTGCAAGAGCAGCAAGGCTACCGTCAGCGCCTGGGTTTGAGCGATGAGCGCATGGCGCGCGCCACCCACCTGGTCTGGGGCACCGGCGGCAGCATGGTGCCGCGCGACGAGATGGACCGCTACCTGGCCCAGGGTCGTGCCGAACTGGTCGGGCGTTGA
- the fusA gene encoding elongation factor G translates to MARTTPIELYRNIGIVAHVDAGKTTTTERILFYTGVNHKMGEVHDGAATMDWMAQEQERGITITSAATTAFWQGSTKQFPDKYRFNIIDTPGHVDFTIEVERSLRVLDGAVVVFSGADGVEPQSETVWRQANKYHVPRLAYVNKMDRQGADFLKVVKQIDKRLGHHPVPIQLSIGAEEHFAGQIDLVKMKAIYWNEDDQGTSYREEEIPADLRELADEWRAHLVEAAAEANDEFMELYLNGQELSNEQIKAGLRQRTLANEIVPAICGSSFKNKGVPLMLDAVIDYLPAPSEIPAIHGTDPDHEDKHLERHADDNEPFSALAFKIATDPFVGTLTFARVYSGVLSSGNAVLNSVKGKKERIGRMVQMHANQRAEIKDVCAGDIAALIGMKDVTTGDTLCDIDKPIILERMDFPDPVISVAVEPKTKADQEKMGIALSKLAQEDPSFRVRTDEETAQTIISGMGELHLDIIVDRMRREFGVEANIGKPQVAYREKIRNTCEIEGKFVRQSGGRGQYGHCWIRFAPGEEGKEGLEFVNEVVGGVVPREYIPAIQKGIEEQMKNGVLAGYPLIGLKATVFDGSYHDVDSNEMAFKVAASMATKQLAQKGGAVLLEPVMKVEVVTPEEYQGDIMGDLSRRRGMIQDGDETPAGKVVRAEVPLGEMFGYSTQMRSMTQGRASYTMEFTKYAEAPANISEAIIKKQG, encoded by the coding sequence ATGGCGCGCACCACCCCCATCGAGCTGTACCGCAACATCGGCATCGTCGCCCATGTTGACGCCGGCAAGACCACCACCACCGAACGCATCCTGTTTTACACCGGGGTCAATCACAAGATGGGCGAGGTGCACGACGGCGCCGCGACCATGGACTGGATGGCCCAGGAGCAGGAACGCGGCATCACCATCACCTCGGCGGCGACCACGGCGTTCTGGCAGGGCTCGACCAAACAGTTTCCGGACAAGTACCGTTTCAACATCATCGACACCCCCGGCCACGTCGACTTCACCATCGAGGTGGAGCGTTCGCTGCGGGTGCTCGACGGCGCGGTGGTAGTGTTCAGTGGCGCCGACGGCGTCGAGCCACAATCGGAAACGGTCTGGCGCCAGGCCAACAAATACCACGTGCCGCGCCTGGCCTATGTCAACAAGATGGACCGCCAGGGCGCTGATTTTCTGAAGGTGGTCAAGCAGATCGACAAGCGCCTGGGCCACCACCCGGTACCGATCCAGTTGTCGATCGGCGCCGAGGAACACTTCGCCGGGCAGATCGACCTGGTGAAGATGAAGGCCATTTACTGGAACGAAGACGATCAGGGCACCAGCTACCGCGAAGAAGAGATTCCCGCCGACCTGCGCGAGCTTGCCGACGAGTGGCGTGCACACCTGGTCGAAGCCGCCGCCGAGGCCAATGACGAGTTCATGGAGCTGTACCTCAACGGCCAGGAACTGAGCAACGAGCAGATCAAGGCCGGCCTGCGCCAACGCACCCTGGCCAATGAGATCGTACCGGCAATCTGCGGCTCGTCCTTCAAGAACAAGGGCGTGCCACTGATGCTCGACGCGGTCATCGACTACCTGCCGGCGCCGTCGGAAATCCCGGCGATCCATGGCACCGACCCGGACCACGAAGACAAGCACCTGGAACGCCACGCCGACGATAACGAACCGTTCTCGGCGCTGGCCTTCAAGATCGCCACCGACCCCTTCGTCGGCACCCTGACGTTTGCCCGGGTCTACTCCGGCGTGCTCAGCTCTGGCAACGCCGTACTCAATTCGGTCAAGGGCAAGAAGGAGCGCATTGGCCGCATGGTGCAGATGCACGCCAACCAGCGCGCCGAGATCAAGGACGTGTGCGCCGGCGACATCGCCGCGCTGATCGGCATGAAAGACGTCACCACCGGCGACACCCTGTGCGACATCGACAAGCCGATCATCCTGGAACGCATGGACTTCCCCGACCCGGTGATCTCGGTGGCGGTGGAGCCGAAAACCAAGGCCGACCAGGAGAAAATGGGCATCGCCCTGAGCAAGTTGGCTCAGGAAGACCCTTCGTTCCGGGTCCGTACCGATGAAGAAACCGCACAAACCATTATCTCTGGCATGGGCGAGTTGCACCTGGACATCATCGTCGATCGCATGCGCCGCGAGTTCGGCGTCGAGGCCAACATCGGCAAGCCTCAGGTGGCCTACCGCGAGAAGATCCGCAACACCTGCGAAATCGAAGGCAAGTTCGTCCGCCAGTCCGGTGGCCGAGGCCAGTACGGCCACTGCTGGATCCGCTTCGCCCCCGGCGAAGAAGGCAAAGAAGGGTTGGAATTTGTCAACGAAGTGGTCGGCGGCGTGGTGCCCCGCGAGTACATCCCGGCGATCCAGAAAGGCATCGAGGAGCAGATGAAGAACGGGGTGCTGGCCGGTTATCCGCTGATTGGCCTCAAGGCCACCGTGTTCGATGGCTCGTACCATGATGTCGACTCCAATGAAATGGCCTTCAAGGTCGCGGCGTCCATGGCCACCAAGCAACTGGCGCAAAAAGGCGGTGCGGTGTTGCTGGAGCCGGTGATGAAAGTCGAGGTGGTGACGCCAGAGGAATACCAGGGCGATATCATGGGTGACCTGAGTCGCCGCCGCGGAATGATTCAGGACGGCGATGAGACCCCGGCAGGCAAGGTAGTGCGCGCCGAAGTGCCACTGGGCGAGATGTTCGGCTACTCCACCCAGATGCGCTCGATGACCCAGGGTCGGGCCAGCTACACCATGGAGTTCACCAAGTACGCCGAGGCGCCGGCGAACATCAGTGAGGCGATTATCAAGAAACAAGGCTAG